A window of Ruminococcus champanellensis 18P13 = JCM 17042 contains these coding sequences:
- the pth gene encoding aminoacyl-tRNA hydrolase: MSIFDLFKQVESAAPAGPPEYLIVGLGNPGLEYAQTRHNAGFMTLDLLAEREHTEIKRMKFKSLCGDAVIAGKRCLLMKPTTYMNNSGQAVAEAMQFYKLPIDHIIVVYDDISLEPSRLRIRRKGSDGGHNGIKSIIYLTGEDTFPRIKLGVGKKPRPDYNLADWVLSRFTKEELEQMHIAAEHACESIALMVNGKIDEAMNRYNA; encoded by the coding sequence ATGAGCATTTTTGACCTGTTCAAGCAGGTGGAATCCGCCGCCCCTGCCGGGCCTCCGGAGTATCTGATCGTGGGGCTGGGGAATCCGGGGCTGGAGTATGCCCAGACCCGGCACAACGCCGGGTTCATGACCCTGGATCTGCTGGCGGAGCGGGAGCATACGGAGATCAAGCGGATGAAATTCAAGTCCCTGTGCGGAGATGCGGTGATCGCCGGGAAGCGCTGCCTGCTGATGAAGCCCACCACCTATATGAACAACAGCGGTCAGGCGGTGGCGGAGGCCATGCAGTTTTACAAGCTGCCCATCGATCATATCATAGTCGTATACGATGACATTTCCCTGGAGCCCTCCCGGCTGCGGATCCGCCGGAAGGGTAGCGACGGGGGACACAACGGCATCAAGAGCATCATCTATCTCACCGGCGAGGATACCTTTCCCCGGATCAAGCTGGGGGTGGGGAAGAAGCCCCGGCCGGATTACAATCTGGCGGACTGGGTGCTGTCCCGGTTCACCAAGGAGGAGCTGGAGCAGATGCACATTGCAGCAGAGCATGCCTGTGAGAGCATTGCTCTGATGGTAAACGGCAAGATCGATGAAGCCATGAACCGGTACAATGCCTGA
- the glmU gene encoding bifunctional UDP-N-acetylglucosamine diphosphorylase/glucosamine-1-phosphate N-acetyltransferase GlmU yields the protein MDNVIILAGGQGKRMKADMPKPMFTVLEEPMLEWVIKACEGAGLSRICVVKGFEAAQIDAYLNGRYETVLQEERLGTGHAVMQAIPFMQQEQTGNTLVLCGDAPFIDSDTIRNALEQHVQEGNAVTVITALAENPKGYGRILRGDNGITCIVEEKDATEEQRRIREINSGAYWFRTADLITLLGGLTQNNAQGEYYLTDTIYLALHSGKRAGAYLSENPDVVLGANDRKGLLMLNTVARLAQIEKHLENGVAFTCTDGITITRDVEIGAGTEILPGTIIRGKTKIGANCIIGPNCLIENCEIKDGVRLNYVQAYQSVIEAGVKIGPFVHIRPNSHIMSGVKIGDFVEIKNSTIGENTAVAHLTYVGDSDVGKKVNFGCGTVTVNYDGIVKSRCEIGDNCFIGCNTNLIAPVKLGKAVYTAAGTTVTRDVPDYSLAIDRGVMQVKEGYTLRKLKGKL from the coding sequence ATGGACAACGTGATTATTCTCGCAGGGGGACAGGGCAAGCGTATGAAGGCGGATATGCCCAAGCCCATGTTTACCGTGCTGGAGGAGCCCATGCTGGAGTGGGTCATCAAAGCATGCGAAGGGGCAGGATTGTCCCGGATCTGCGTGGTGAAGGGCTTTGAGGCGGCACAGATCGATGCCTACCTGAACGGCAGATACGAAACCGTATTGCAGGAGGAACGGCTGGGTACCGGTCATGCGGTGATGCAGGCGATCCCCTTTATGCAGCAGGAACAGACGGGCAACACCCTGGTGCTGTGCGGGGATGCCCCCTTCATTGACAGCGATACCATCCGCAACGCCCTGGAGCAGCATGTGCAGGAGGGGAATGCGGTGACGGTCATCACCGCCCTGGCGGAGAACCCCAAGGGCTACGGCAGGATCCTCCGTGGGGACAACGGCATTACCTGCATCGTGGAGGAAAAGGACGCCACCGAGGAGCAGCGCCGGATCCGGGAGATCAACTCCGGCGCCTACTGGTTCCGGACGGCGGATCTCATCACGCTGCTGGGGGGACTGACCCAGAATAATGCCCAGGGGGAATACTATCTGACGGATACCATTTACCTGGCGCTCCACAGCGGCAAGCGTGCCGGTGCCTATCTGTCGGAGAATCCGGATGTGGTGCTGGGCGCCAATGACCGGAAGGGTCTGCTGATGCTCAATACGGTGGCACGGCTGGCGCAGATCGAAAAGCATCTGGAAAACGGGGTGGCATTCACCTGTACCGACGGCATCACCATTACCCGGGACGTGGAGATCGGGGCAGGCACGGAGATCCTGCCGGGCACCATTATCCGGGGAAAGACGAAGATCGGTGCCAACTGCATCATCGGCCCCAACTGCCTGATCGAGAACTGCGAGATCAAGGACGGGGTGCGGCTCAATTATGTGCAGGCGTATCAGTCCGTCATTGAGGCAGGGGTGAAGATCGGCCCCTTTGTACACATCCGTCCCAACAGCCACATTATGAGCGGCGTAAAGATCGGGGACTTTGTAGAGATCAAGAATTCCACCATCGGGGAGAATACTGCCGTGGCGCATCTGACCTATGTGGGAGACAGCGACGTGGGCAAGAAGGTGAACTTCGGCTGCGGTACGGTGACGGTCAACTATGACGGCATCGTCAAGAGCCGCTGCGAGATCGGGGACAATTGCTTCATCGGCTGCAACACCAACCTGATCGCACCGGTGAAGCTGGGGAAGGCAGTGTATACCGCTGCCGGCACCACCGTCACCCGGGATGTGCCGGATTACTCCCTTGCCATCGACCGGGGCGTGATGCAGGTGAAGGAGGGCTACACCCTGCGGAAGCTGAAGGGAAAGCTGTAA